The genomic window TCATGTATATCCAAGGAAATGATTGGTGAATATAGGAAATATAAAGAAGACTAACTCGCTGGAAGGTTGAACTCAAGAAGTTGAACGCATCATACATCATACTTGTTATAGTCGTCAACGATAAGTGTGAAATCTTATATCACAGTCAAGCCTATCACTTATAAACTTTACACTCTTTAAATCTTCCTTACTTCTTTTTTTGGTTTATATTGACATATATGTTCTTTAATATAGCAGACTTTTTCTATTGAATATTAAAGATCTGTATGTAAACATCTGACCAGATCTGCATATGTTGAATTATGCACAAGTTTAATGAAGAAGAATACAAACAAAATTTAGAATACAAACTATTACTTTCATTGTCCAAAAGAATACTCTTGAAGTGTTTGCATTTTCTCCCTAGGTTACCAGGTAAAACAAAAATCAAGTTCTAGGCAATTATGCTCCGATTATAAAATATCATCTTGATAATCAGATTCaaatgaaatgaatggtgattaaatttGTCACTTAATTCCATTATTAAGAAGTATACATTTATTTGAGTGCAGTGGTTACTTGACTTGTAATTGCGTTGAAGGAGGGCGATGGATAGATAGATAGAGTCAGCCAGCCTCCCAGGTTCTTGTAAAAAGTCTCCCCCTTGCCACTCCTAACTGCTTGATTTCACTGGCTTTCTTGATTCAATTAAGTGTTTGTTGGCTCAAGTGTTCAGCATGTTTTTGTTGACCCACTTAACATGGCTAAGTTTCACCCAGCCCTTAACTGGCAGTCATGAAGGCACACTGCCCATTCATGTTTTGCCAGAGTCGGCAGCGTGTTTTGAAAACTGGACTCTAGGGGGCAGTATTGCCAATAAATGATTGAGTATGATGACTGCTGCATGTATGTATGCAAGCAGGTACCTGGGCAAAGtgacttgggtttttttttcctgTACTTTTGGCTTAGTCAAGGCTTTATAATTTTTGAAAGATAGCAGTTCAAAAGGCATGTATAGAATGAAATGTAATAACATTGCAATTCCATTTTGTTGTTGCTTGAAATATGTTACGAAAGAgattataaaacaaacaaacgatATGTTCATGTTCCATTACAAGCCATTATTGCATTTGTTAACTTTGCAAATTGCATTTCAAAAAATAGTGCACAAtagttttcacatttttttcttaaaaagcaGCATCAACAAAAATAATGGGAGTTGAGGAGCAAAGTCACATTTAAATCGAGTCAGAATAGATGAAAAAAATCAGATTAAAATATGTCGACAATAAACGAACCAATTTGTCAGTCCGTACCatttaaagtttaaaaatattttttttgatgtACGTGCTGGCGCTCTTCACAGAATCTAGGCGTATGAAAAGCTTGGCTTCTTTCTTGTCTCATCATGTCTTTTCTTGCCTGTGTTTGGTGGGTAATTTTATTTGCGTAACCACTCCTCACGACATGCTCTCTCCTAAATTGACGCTTTCATATTtcattacattttttattttatttttttttgtattcaattttcatttctgttgcaaatgatgaaaataaaattcaattGCCATTAAAAATATGCTTTTTTTTTGTGAGTGCGATATATGCGGGCTGTGACATCCATAGCATTATAATTTGCAAAACTTTTCTCGTTTGAATTTAGCGTATTTGACACGTACTGAAGACACCAAGTTTGCACGTAAACTTAATGGACTGtttacattaaaaaataaaatggcaTTTATGGGTGGTGGAAAGTGTAACAATATCAATTATTTGCTCTCATTTGTTTCATATCTGAAACAAAAGGTTttttcaacaatattttgaagCAATGTCTCTCGACGATAAATGGTTTTACAAAAAAAGCCTgacccccccaccaaaaaaacaTATCTGTCTTTGACGATGCCAGCAGGAATTATGTTCTGTATTTAGTacattatattttttctgaatgatTCAAGTTCCACAAACCAGCATCTGCGATAttgttgctgaaccatgaaatggtatcagcctataactagcacttactagcttacttactatcttacttactagcttactaactaaccatttggtctgaactggacatatctctaaacgccacgaaggtatgaccccatgagtggtgtcatatgaaagatgaatataataaaaatatttccaaacgtcggaggtcatccagggtcacaggggtcaaaaaggtcattttaattgaaaatgctccgattgagctgaaatttaaatgcaatgatccttatgacattctaaacatttaaaaaatattttaagattcatttaaggtcattaaggggttataaaggggtcaaggtcaagttttcccaaatgccgattgagctgaaatttaggcgcaatgatccttatgacattctaaacatgttgaaaaattttaaaattcatttaaggtcattaagggggtcatacagaggtcaaaagtcaagttttcaaaatgacagcttctcacgatcaaataaacggcaattaatgaaaaagtcttattaaaattaatactatcctgcaagtattgctgcttgatcagatcgtcacagtcatccacctaacttaccttgtgcccttgcaaaggcacAGTTGctcagtttattttatattctttacttttcctctttcattaacaccactcgagtggtcataccttcgtaacATTTCGagaatgtccattacagactccgggtgacagtggtataggcctaccacaatatactgccaaagccacatggttcagctatggtgcggttatcgctctagtttgatGTAATTTGTACAGTTCCTGCGATATGATCTTGTTTCCCTCTATTATGTTGTATTGGCTAGCTATATACATAAAGATAGCTGGCCAAAGGAGCAAAAACTGTTGTTGAGTGGCTGTGTAAATCTAGAGATTCAATAACATAATGAGTTACTGTGTGATGCAGACATAAAAGTGGTCAAAAATTTTGCGCaaagtttataatattcaaaCTGTAATGTCTTTTATTATCATGGTCATCGTATGGGCGTTTGCCCGTCCTGATTGTACTTCAATCTTAAAAGTTTAAAAAGTCATTTGGTCTTGTGGTGGACCCCTTGAGGGGTTTATAATCACCAGTTAGATGTGATGACAAGAAGCTTCATGAGAATGACAGTAAGTTTCCCCTTCCTTAATTGCTGTAACAACAACCTGTCAGTAGAGATCCAAGGTCAATTTCACATCAGATAATGAACTATTTAGATCATTGCTGAAGACCTGGTACATccaaagggctattccatttgaaattcacactacccctgtggaagatttttggaaatatcttccacagaggagtatggatttcaaatagaacgaacacattagcagctccatttgaatttcataccccCTCTGAGAAAgagtcaacctgaatcttccacttaGGGGGgatgtgtttcaaatggagctgctaatgtactcattccatctgaaattcatactcccctgtagaagatatttccaaaatcttccacagggggagtgtggattttatacGGAATAGCGCAATGCCTGGCTGGCTGACTGGCCTGGTAAATAGACTCATTGGATGACTTGATTTCCGACAAATGTTGGAGCACTTTGGAAATAGAATAGAGGTGATTCCATTTACAACTGTTCAAATTAACATGATTTTATGCAACACATGTTTAAAGAGGTTTAATACTTCTAGACTTGCAACCTTGCGACAGAGGTTTCCTTTTCAAGGGTATTAAGTCTTCCTACATAAGTATTGTGATTATTTTGCATTACAActgttttttctgtatttttaaaaCCACAATCATGTTTACTTATTTTCAATGATCTTATACCAGTGGGAAACTTGTTATAATCAAATATCCTGTTTATATTAATATATGCAAATGTTTTTCTTTTAGACAAAAACATGATGCTGTTCTATTTCTGCTGTGTCTTTATCTGTTGCATCCGTACATTTCTGATCTATACTAGTACCAAATGACTAAGTCTTCTTGTTTTCTTCTTGTTCATTGCAGAAAAAGAAGTGTCGGAGCCGGACAACCTGATATGTTTAACATGCAAAGAGCCATTCGAGAATGCAAGTGCTCTCTTGCAGCATGTCCAAGAAGATCATGGAATGCACATCTACCACCAATCCAATCCACAGGGAGCCACTGTACCCAAACCCCCGACCACACCTCTGTCGGAGTCGTCGAGAGCGTCGGTGGAGCCGATGCCACCATGCGAGTCTGCCTCACCCCATTCAACAGGCAGCGTGAAACCGCCGTCATTACCATCGGTCTCATCataccaccaccaacaacatatGCCACCACTTCCAGTACACAGTCCACATCAGTTTCCACCACACCTAGATGGACCTTTCGCAGGCATGTTTCTCCCGCGAGTACTGATGGACAGGTCATTGCCATGTCCACCTGATCGGATGTTCCCTGGCCCACTTAATCCAATGCTTGTGAGGGAGATGATCCACAACCACAACGAGCACCATTTTCACATGCACCCACCTATGCCGCAACATCCTCCCCCAAGACTGCCGCCGCCACCACCGTCACCAACATCAACTTCATCATCCTCGAGAATCCCAACATCGGCGGAGTCAGGCATGTCCGGAATTGACATTTATTCACGAAAATTGCAAGAGCTGGCAACTGGTGGTCCACCCGGACCAATTCCACCACCACCGCCACGCTCAATGTCGCCCAAAAAGCGTCCATTCCACTATCCTATGTTTCATCAGTCACGCAGCTTCAAGCCACCTTTTCTACCAAAAGGAAAAGCTTGTGAATTTTGTGGAAAGCAATTCAAATTTCAAAGCAATCTGATTGTTCACCGTAGATCTCACACAGGTGAGAAACCATACAAATGTCATCTATGTGATCACGCTTGCAGTCAAGCCAGTAAGCTTAAACGACACATGAAGACACATAAGAAGATATCACCGTCTACAGTTGCACCACCAATACCATCCACAGGATCGTCTTCTCCATTGTCAGATACGCAAGACGACGGTAGCGCAAGCAACATCTTGAAATCGGTGGCGCAGTACATCACAGATACCAAATCAAGCGGTGGTAACACAACCGATGAAGATGAAGACGAGTGTGAGTTGGATGAGGAGGAAGCGGAAGAGCGTGCTATGGTGGAAAGAGAAGAACGCGAAAGAGAGCGGGAacaagaaagggagagagaacgCGAAGGTGATGGAGAAAGACCACAAGATCAGGAACAATCAATGGAGAACTCTTTAGATATGCCTATGGGAGTAGAAGCATCATCAGAATTCCCCATAAATGACTCAAAGAAAGATAAAGAAGAGGATGGCCCCACATCACTTCTCAGCGAAGTGATGAAAAATACCGGCTTAGGTGATATTCCACAGTACACGGAAGCATTCCGACAAGCAGTAGCAGAGAATAGAGAACGAAACAACTCTTTCTCTGCTTCGCAAAGGTCACCCTCAACGGAGGACGGTGCATCTGATAAAGATGGCTCAAGAGATGGAATGGATGATTCTTCAAGACAACGTAGTCCTAGCATTAGTCAGCACAGTCCCAGCATCGGCCAACACAGTCCAAGCATTGGCCATCGTAGTCCAAGCATAGGGCACCGTAGTCCAAGCATCGGTGGACGAAGCCCAACCGGTAGCAATCATTTAGATCGGCACCCATCCACTTCCCCACCTTCTCTGCACAGCAGCTTGGAGAGTCATTATGCAAGATCATTACAAGAGATGGAACAATCTCTGCATCCTTCGCATCACATGGAATCCACAAGTGCAATGCGTGAACTAGAGATAGTTGCTAAACGTATCAAAGTAGAACCCACCTCGCCGTCATCATGGGTGCAAACAGCGACTGATGCAGCTGCGTTACCAAGACCGCGATCCGACCCGTACTTGTTTTCCCAAACAAACGAAAACAGTCCAACAGCCACTAACGGGAATCTCTCCAGCTACTACAGGCACAAACACCAACACCACCCACACCACCTTGACATGGATGGACCAACTGCCCTTCCTGGTTTACCACGCTACTCACCATTACACATGCACAAATCAAAAGGTCCAATGACGGGACTATCACGACGTAATGATCAGTGTGAATACTGCggtaaaatctttaaaaattgtAGTAATCTGACTGTTCATCGTCGTTCTCACACGGAGAAAAACCGTACAGATGTAATTTGTGTTCTTACGCGTGTGCGCAGAGCAGTAAGCTTACCAGACATATGAAGACACATGGCCAAGGAGCAAAAGAAGTCTTCAAATGCGAAGTTTGCGGCATGCCGTTCTCAGTGTATAGCACATTAGAAAAGCACATGAAGAAGAGTCACTGGGGAGCGATAAAAGGAACTGCACCAAAACCAGAATCAGTGGGCGAGGGCCACGCATTTACGCCACGCAAATCTACCAGCCCAATGAGCCCAAACCAGTTTTCACCGACGCTTGTAAGCCCGAACCAGTGAACTGTGTTATGTATCAATTAGTTTACagataatcaattaattaatcaattaaccaTTTGATTGGCTGGCTGGTTGGGCTGCATCGTAACTTAGGAAAGTATATTAAGATACTTTCTGCTGCTTTCAGCAACAAgatagcaaacaaacaaaaaactccaAAACCAAACCAATACCAAAATGTTCTCTGATTTGTATGAAACTGGTCAACAGCACTTATGTACAAACATTTAACTATTTTACTTGTAAAATAGTCTCTtgattttttgtggaaaatattTGCTGTTACCGTGGCAACCTTACCTTGTTTTATTATCAATTTGAATCAAGCTTTTATTTGCAATCTATAATAGTTCTCAGCATTGAAACTTACTGGGAAGCTAATTCAAAACTTTTGTTCTAAAACTGAGAAAAAAAATCACTCATCGGCTATCGATTTTTGGTTTAGGTGTACGAAATCATCTTTTGTGGGTAGAGGAGGTTTCTGGTGCTGTGCAACCTCTTGAATTTCACTGCTTACCTCATGTTAAAAGTATGTTGTACATTAGTGTATAATTGTCTGCAAATAATAGCAATATAACAAATGCATCCAACAGTATTTGACTTGTTGGTCCAAACTTGACTATGCACTATCTGTACTGCTCGTAGTAGTATATATATATCGACGTGGGGATGGGGGAAAAATTATTGATGTGTTGGGGGAGAAGGGGGTAAAACTTGTGAATATTTGACTAGATTTGTGATGTGATATATTTGTGATGTGCATGACTCTAGCAAATTATAAAAAAGACATTGTAGTATAGCCCAACCAGCCAAAAGCACTTTATGATGGGAGGATAAAGTAGATACTGAAATCACTAAATTTACTGTTAAACATATCACATTTGGCAACgcttaatttcaattttcatcACCACCAATGTAACATTGTTGTCCAGAAAGTGAAGAGTTGATGATATCGATTTTCTGAAACTATAGTGGAAAACTAGTTATGTTGCATTTAAAAGAGTAGTGTAGGAATTTGAAATTGttgccagtgttgccagatgtgAAGTGTTCGCTTGTACAACATACACCCAATGTCAGTTGGCTTAATGTAGTTGGAATTTTGGTTTATATAGTTGGCAAATTATTTTAACCCTAGTGGTACCAAGTCAGCTGCTCGTGAGATCATGTGAGTTTTTTGacgtattttcaaatttattttgattttctaCACTTCTTGCAACTCATCAAAATGATTTGTTTAAAAATCTGCTATGAAATTACAAATGAATTTGAAGCACAAACTCAAAAAAGCCAATCAACCTCTTCAAAATTGCACCCCCCAAAGAATATTGCCGCAAAAAATCAGCTCTGCCATATTAAACTATCTGTCAGTTTTTCAACTAGCGTGTTAGCCAAAAGTTTCTCATTTTGTGAATTCTATGTGCTTTGCATGGTACATAAAAATGACTTAATGTAAAAAAGAGAGTTTCATTTATATTGCCATTTCAATATAGATGTTAATGTAAAATATTCTAATTTAAAATATGTGTAGTAAATTAAAGTTTACGGCTATAAGTTTTATCTTCTATTACAATGAATGTGTTTTAAGTTAGAAGAACAAAATCGGGGTAGAAATGATGTGAAACTAAAACTTCAAAACAATCTTGTATGTGGATATTTACATCCAGATCTtcctttgaaaaaaacaaaacataaacccACTTACAACTATCGTATTATGTAAACTTAAATATTGTGTGTGTGAAGCGTGGTAACCAGGCAGAAAAAATGGCTGTAAAAAAGGAACGTGTGTGCTTTAAGTTAACAACGTAGCCAGGCACAGTAAACTGTGCAAGCATTGGTTTAAGGTATTCTTTGTAAAATGGTGACAAAGTCATCCCCAACTTGTATTTCAACTTAGGAAAGAAGAAGTTGGTCTCATTGTATGTGAAAACACCACtaagtggtgttttttttaagtGTTAAAACACGGCAGAGATGTGTACTCTACATGGTCACTACTTGTTTTTGAAGAggcatgattttttttgcaagcAGACCTACCAGAAGTCTGTCTTATTGATTGTTAATCGATAAAAACATTATTAGTTTAAAACTGAAAGAGATACAAAAAAAAAGAACTGAAAAAAATAAactgtgcaatatttttttaaaaaggttaaaACACAAGAGTCTCGATCACAGCTTTTGAAAGCTTTTTATGTGATTGTTATTTTAGCTATATCCATGTGTATATGTAGGCGTTTGTTACATGGGCTAAGAATGAAGAGGGCCGGGGTTGAGTAGTAAGGCGAATTCCATTCGTGCTTTACTCTCATTGACGTTGAGAGTGTTATCAAGGATTCAGGTCATTGGAGTTGATTTATCCAATTTTGTTGAATGGTTTAGTATTGAAACAGAAGAAGAAAAATGGTCACAGTATAAAATGGATAGTACTGTAGCGATATCATTCAGTAACAAAAAGAGGCCAATTACTGTTTTGGGACATGGATGGACATTTTGACGAGTAAACGGGGACCTTGCCCAGCGAGGGCACGGCTCATGTAACTGAGACCAGTTTAACTGGAGATTTGTTTCTTAGTGCTTAGACTTTGTCATAATCGTCATTCGGCGGTGCTGCCGCCGCACTCGTGTATGTTgtgccaaattttaaaaaaagcttCCTTCCCAGCTTGTTTAGGGTCCAGAGTACATGGAACTAAGTTCCCTGCTTTCATAGTAGCTTTTTTTCACATCGTCAgcttaaaaaaaaagagataaaaagattAATTAAACAAACTCTTTTGCAACTGCAGCTTTGTTCCTATGTGTATATTGCATGTAAATTTATATGGCGCTGGCTTCCAGTGTACGTGGTAgatatattcaaaaacattttaatatgacATTTTGTTAGTACGAGAATTACTGAAATATTTGTATTGTTAGGATCTTAACTGTTTTGCCAGCTGAAAGTCTTGCTTAAAGAAGAAATTATGAAGGAAACGGCAGTTGAGTATATATATGAAATATATGATAGGATTGGATCAAAAGACAGTAAAGAAGGTGGTTTATTAGCTTTAAGAAGTCCAAATAAGGAGAGTTCTTAGCAACCAAATTTGCCATAGCAACAAAAACTGGTATTTGAATGATGACAgagatatatatgtatatatgactTACAAAATGTCATTGAAAAgttgttgaaattttttttaacatgGTTTGCATAGCAAAGTGTTCTTTCATTTGAATACCAGTTTTTGATTTGTTTAATGACAAAATACGTGCAGCTGCTTTTTATATGGTAAATGTTTGGATAATATGATGATCCACTGAAATAAGAACCATGGTAAAGTCACTTGAGGTCAGAGGTCAGGCGTTAAACATCATATCTTTatgtttaatttttgttttcaatgttaaCCATTATTTTGTCAAATGAATGTTGGAAGAGTAAAGTCTGAAATATACAAAATGTCaatctgaaatatttttgtttttgactTTTGGAGTTTGAAATAGATGGTGTCGgaaacaaaatctgaaataaGCGAAATGTTGATctgaaataaattgaaatatttaactgtctgaaatataaaaatgaaatacTTATAGTTACAATAACACAATCTATCAACTacagaaaaacaaagaaattattaTCAAACTCTTGACCTGTGACCTCACATGATTGATAAAACATGGTAGATGCATGAAATGCTACGAAACCAAACATTTCCAATGTGTATTGGACCTGTGTGGTTCTGAAACTTTAAAGGATGAAtgataaaaaaagaggaaaataagcGGAATATGCTTGTTTTTATTTGCTTCTATTTTGTTGgttaatatttaaagtactcacATTAATGTTATCTCCATATTAAGTGGAAATAAATTGATATTAAAGAATTCTGGTTTGTATAGGAATGTAGTTCTTCTTTCACCAACCTTTCTCATTATGTAGGGAGTTTTGAGCAGtttctgtttttctcaaaaatgtttgcaCCTTTGCATCTCATagttaacaaaaaaaaatattgctttgcataaaatgaaaaaaaatgtgtacattgTATAAGTTTGATATTTTATCACATGTGAAATGAAAGAACTCACTGTACATGATGGGAATTTCGATATACTAATATGTGGTGGATGGTGGTATTATTATACTTATGAGTATGTAGTTAACTCTATCACAACAATGACTCGTAGAATTGCAGAACGACTCTTGCGATTATATTATATTAGCTTGCTGTGGTGAGGCGGTGATGTCGTTCTGTAGTTTATACCATGTATTGGGGACCTagcttgacctatgacctttaaCCCTGTAGTTTGAAGTAACCTCTAGTGAAGTTTTTTGCTGCTGTATAGAGGCTTGTATTATATATTAGTGTGGCATATTCTGTGTATTATACATTGGGGGTGAATGGGAACGGTGCCACCGGGACTTCAAACTACAGTGATATGATAGGGTGAGTCGGGGTCATGGGTCAAGTTCTCTCCAATATATTTATGTCATTATTAGCTCATTACTGACTCGTAAAATAACCTGCTGTGTAAGATATTGCTCGGAAGGTGGTGTGTCTTTTGGTGGTGTAGTAATATAGCGTACACCCACcttccaaaaaatattttaaaaaaatctttaaaaaaatatggtaTTATGTGGATCACTCAGTCAGCCCTTTTTACCtgtggtttatttgtttgtcaaTAAAAATATCCATGGATCAAATGATTATGTACGAAAGAGAGGTGCTGGAATCATTCGGAACATAGCGGCAAGATGTAAACAAATTTATAAATGATTGGGGCTTAAGTTGTTTTATCCTCTGCTGCTTATTTGGGTGGCTATATCATGGTTTCGGATTCCATTGAATTTATAAAGCACCAATGGTGGATACTTTTGTGCATATATCAACCAGTGGTATTTGTAAACGACAAATAAATCCACAGGAAAAAAGTGCAA from Amphiura filiformis chromosome 5, Afil_fr2py, whole genome shotgun sequence includes these protein-coding regions:
- the LOC140153667 gene encoding LOW QUALITY PROTEIN: B-cell lymphoma/leukemia 11A-like (The sequence of the model RefSeq protein was modified relative to this genomic sequence to represent the inferred CDS: inserted 1 base in 1 codon), which encodes MSRRKQDRPQQLRRTIAEDEGDEMLEGDEAPSHFDLIKCGDCRADFALSDIVKFIEHKRKCFGTSNGSETSEDPPTLQLITKEEETDVESLATATPTANGTTKLERREDGEENDEMDTTPSSLATDVVRTEKPKIITPIKPRRMSSSGSHRDTSSPRVKQTQTEALKTEKEVSEPDNLICLTCKEPFENASALLQHVQEDHGMHIYHQSNPQGATVPKPPTTPLSESSRASVEPMPPCESASPHSTGSVKPPSLPSVSSYHHQQHMPPLPVHSPHQFPPHLDGPFAGMFLPRVLMDRSLPCPPDRMFPGPLNPMLVREMIHNHNEHHFHMHPPMPQHPPPRLPPPPPSPTSTSSSSRIPTSAESGMSGIDIYSRKLQELATGGPPGPIPPPPPRSMSPKKRPFHYPMFHQSRSFKPPFLPKGKACEFCGKQFKFQSNLIVHRRSHTGEKPYKCHLCDHACSQASKLKRHMKTHKKISPSTVAPPIPSTGSSSPLSDTQDDGSASNILKSVAQYITDTKSSGGNTTDEDEDECELDEEEAEERAMVEREEREREREQEREREREGDGERPQDQEQSMENSLDMPMGVEASSEFPINDSKKDKEEDGPTSLLSEVMKNTGLGDIPQYTEAFRQAVAENRERNNSFSASQRSPSTEDGASDKDGSRDGMDDSSRQRSPSISQHSPSIGQHSPSIGHRSPSIGHRSPSIGGRSPTGSNHLDRHPSTSPPSLHSSLESHYARSLQEMEQSLHPSHHMESTSAMRELEIVAKRIKVEPTSPSSWVQTATDAAALPRPRSDPYLFSQTNENSPTATNGNLSSYYRHKHQHHPHHLDMDGPTALPGLPRYSPLHMHKSKGPMTGLSRRNDQCEYCGKIFKNCSNLTVHRRSHXGEKPYRCNLCSYACAQSSKLTRHMKTHGQGAKEVFKCEVCGMPFSVYSTLEKHMKKSHWGAIKGTAPKPESVGEGHAFTPRKSTSPMSPNQFSPTLVSPNQ